The following coding sequences lie in one Candidatus Nitrospira allomarina genomic window:
- a CDS encoding TIGR04283 family arsenosugar biosynthesis glycosyltransferase codes for MIWVIIPTYNEEKALPHTIKSVLSQSTPYRVIVVDGGSTDRTLEILRQNPQISWCMAPKGRASQMNAGARMVIQQQPSAADWLLFLHADTQLPRGAFQQLHHLASDLSSQAGGFRHRFSGNDWRLRMISWLDNLRCTHSHIVYGDQALFVRQGLFTQLGGFPLQAVLEDVVFGQTLLTKTTPRLLPLTVITDSRKFVKMGIWRSFIRVLMIILHVEFGLPTFSPAFFRDVR; via the coding sequence AGAAGGCCCTCCCGCACACCATCAAGTCCGTGTTGTCGCAATCAACACCCTACCGGGTCATCGTCGTGGATGGAGGAAGTACCGACCGTACTCTTGAAATCCTCCGCCAGAATCCACAAATTTCCTGGTGTATGGCCCCCAAAGGGCGCGCATCACAAATGAATGCAGGCGCCCGAATGGTGATTCAGCAGCAGCCTTCCGCCGCTGATTGGCTCCTGTTTCTCCATGCAGACACTCAACTCCCTCGCGGCGCCTTCCAGCAATTACACCATCTTGCTTCCGACCTTTCCTCTCAGGCGGGAGGATTCCGCCATCGCTTCTCTGGAAATGATTGGCGGTTACGGATGATTTCCTGGTTGGATAATCTCCGATGCACACATTCACATATCGTCTATGGGGATCAGGCCTTATTCGTGAGACAAGGCCTGTTCACCCAATTAGGAGGATTCCCTCTGCAGGCCGTTCTTGAAGATGTCGTGTTTGGACAGACTCTTCTGACGAAAACGACTCCCAGACTTTTGCCTTTGACGGTCATCACCGATTCCCGGAAATTTGTCAAAATGGGAATATGGCGGAGCTTTATTCGCGTCCTCATGATTATCCTGCATGTGGAATTTGGGCTCCCCACATTTTCTCCTGCTTTTTTCCGGGACGTCCGGTAA
- a CDS encoding maleate cis-trans isomerase family protein has protein sequence MTDQQKPHPRGDQTLIGKLSGKSITIPDVNVPPMPALAPPGVIHNGTKASNFDEIDSSIGYPDVRSFKRKFGLIIPATNTSMEHELWSIIFKNQGPDGLRGVGLHTATVMTPKPRLETEEDLRAYKKQFLGGLRAAVDVASMAEPQYMIMGMSLEHILGGIEAIRAPMEEIEEYSGLSWATWHDAVHAALKKYSAKRIGILTPFDKKGNESATQMFEELGYEVVSSVGFSCANALHIAHVPDPAKEKAIRELLATEEHALDAVVQCGTNMSLINVTEKLEPVLGIPILGINTVTFWYALRENGFEGPLAGGGRLLQEF, from the coding sequence ATGACTGATCAACAGAAACCACACCCTCGCGGCGACCAGACTCTCATTGGAAAACTGTCCGGGAAATCAATCACCATCCCCGACGTGAATGTTCCCCCGATGCCTGCTCTGGCGCCTCCCGGGGTCATTCACAATGGTACGAAAGCGTCGAACTTCGACGAGATCGACTCGTCCATCGGATATCCCGATGTGCGGAGTTTCAAAAGAAAGTTCGGGCTGATTATTCCCGCCACCAATACCAGCATGGAGCACGAACTGTGGAGCATCATCTTTAAGAACCAGGGACCGGACGGACTACGTGGGGTCGGTCTTCATACGGCCACCGTCATGACGCCGAAGCCGAGATTGGAAACTGAAGAAGATTTGCGGGCGTATAAGAAACAGTTTCTGGGCGGCCTGAGAGCAGCGGTGGATGTGGCATCGATGGCGGAGCCACAATATATGATCATGGGCATGAGCCTGGAGCATATCCTTGGAGGCATTGAAGCCATTCGAGCTCCGATGGAGGAGATTGAAGAATACTCCGGCCTGTCCTGGGCCACCTGGCATGATGCCGTTCACGCGGCTTTGAAGAAATATTCAGCGAAGCGGATCGGCATCCTGACGCCGTTCGACAAGAAAGGGAATGAGTCTGCGACACAGATGTTCGAAGAATTGGGGTACGAGGTGGTATCGAGCGTGGGGTTCTCCTGCGCGAACGCGCTGCATATCGCGCATGTTCCGGACCCGGCCAAGGAAAAGGCTATTCGGGAATTGTTAGCGACTGAGGAACATGCATTGGATGCGGTCGTCCAGTGTGGAACGAATATGAGCTTGATCAACGTCACGGAGAAATTGGAACCGGTGCTAGGGATTCCCATCCTGGGGATCAACACGGTGACTTTCTGGTACGCGCTACGGGAAAACGGGTTCGAAGGGCCCTTAGCGGGTGGGGGAAGGTTGTTGCAAGAGTTCTGA
- a CDS encoding TfoX/Sxy family protein produces MSEYITFLEEVFEQFGPIHPRRMFGGYGLFHKGLMFGLVADEVLYLKADNALAPFFEERELDQFQYEKHGKTFKMSYFMAPEEIFEDPAEAKGWALRSYEAAVRAKKPVKKVKKRN; encoded by the coding sequence ATGAGCGAATACATTACATTTCTTGAAGAGGTGTTCGAGCAGTTCGGCCCGATTCATCCGCGTCGGATGTTCGGCGGCTATGGCTTGTTCCACAAAGGATTGATGTTCGGGCTGGTTGCGGATGAAGTGTTGTATCTGAAAGCCGACAATGCTTTGGCCCCATTTTTTGAAGAACGGGAATTAGACCAGTTTCAATATGAAAAACACGGCAAGACATTTAAGATGTCGTACTTTATGGCTCCGGAGGAGATTTTTGAGGATCCTGCGGAGGCGAAAGGGTGGGCACTGCGATCGTATGAGGCGGCCGTGCGCGCAAAAAAGCCGGTAAAAAAAGTAAAGAAGAGAAACTGA
- a CDS encoding DedA family protein/thiosulfate sulfurtransferase GlpE, whose protein sequence is MNEISLFVSQYGGIVLFAIVFAEQVGLPIPAVPVLLAAGALAGAGQMDLGVAILLSLVACLAGDVVWYEVGRRRGRQALSLLCRISLEPDFCVRRTENFFTRHGIRALVLAKFLPGLSTLAPAMAGLFGIRFTRFLGYDGLGAGLWALTFVLPGYVFSSEIEAIAAQHSRAGMYFLVALGIGLVAYIAFKFAHRQWVLRELRMARMTVDELKGMMDNGQEVFVLDLRGPLDHEADPYTIPGALRMTPDELEQRHGDIPRQSDVILFCACPNEATAAMMALMLRRRGIRKVRPLAGGLDAWRERNFPLEATAAPAATDLVAG, encoded by the coding sequence GTGAACGAAATCAGCCTATTCGTCTCCCAGTATGGCGGAATCGTGCTGTTTGCCATCGTCTTCGCCGAGCAGGTCGGCCTTCCGATTCCGGCAGTTCCGGTCTTATTGGCGGCCGGTGCCCTGGCGGGTGCCGGGCAGATGGATCTCGGCGTCGCCATTCTTCTTTCTCTCGTCGCCTGTCTGGCCGGCGATGTGGTGTGGTACGAGGTGGGCCGGCGTCGAGGCCGGCAGGCCCTCAGTCTTCTCTGCCGTATTTCGTTGGAACCTGATTTTTGCGTGCGGCGGACCGAGAATTTTTTTACCCGTCACGGGATTCGCGCGCTGGTTCTCGCCAAGTTCCTGCCGGGCTTGAGCACCCTGGCGCCGGCGATGGCCGGTCTTTTTGGAATCAGATTCACTCGTTTCCTGGGCTATGACGGACTGGGTGCAGGGCTCTGGGCTTTGACATTCGTGTTGCCGGGGTATGTCTTCAGCAGCGAGATCGAAGCCATTGCCGCGCAGCATTCCCGCGCGGGCATGTATTTCCTGGTTGCACTGGGTATCGGCCTCGTGGCCTATATCGCCTTCAAGTTTGCCCACCGGCAATGGGTGTTGCGCGAGTTGCGAATGGCCCGCATGACCGTGGATGAGCTGAAAGGGATGATGGACAACGGCCAGGAGGTCTTTGTGTTGGACCTGCGCGGTCCGTTGGATCACGAGGCGGACCCCTACACCATTCCAGGAGCTCTCCGCATGACCCCGGATGAATTAGAACAGCGGCATGGCGATATCCCGCGACAGAGTGACGTTATTTTATTTTGTGCCTGCCCGAACGAGGCAACGGCTGCCATGATGGCGTTAATGTTGCGGAGGCGGGGCATCAGGAAAGTACGCCCCCTGGCTGGCGGCCTCGACGCCTGGCGCGAACGGAACTTTCCACTTGAAGCCACAGCGGCCCCCGCCGCCACTGATCTTGTTGCCGGGTGA
- a CDS encoding fumarate hydratase: MGDFQYQEIFEHQADTTSYRKLTSDYVSTTTCDGQELLKVQPEALTLLAREAMDDIAHLLRPSHLAQLAKILKDPEASDNDRFVALELLKNANIASARVLPGCQDTGTAIAMGYKGQQVLTTGDDAEALSRGIFEAYDMRNLRYSQMAPLDMYTEKNTGTNLPAQIDLYAKPGSEYHFLFIAKGGGSANKTFLYQETKALLNPKSLLAFVAEKIRTLGTSACPPYHLAFVVGGLSAEFTLKTVKLASCHYLDDLPTSGNTQGRAFRDLDLEKQILQLCAETGIGAQFGGKYFAHDVRVIRLPRHGASCPVGLGVSCSADRQVLGKITKEGVFLEQLETNPAKYLPEVTDEDLDGHVVKINLNRPMADILAELRKHPVATRLSLTGPIVVARDIAHARLKEQLDAGKGLPQYLKDHVVYYAGPAKKPQGHASGSFGPTTAGRMDSYVDQFQEAGGSMVMLAKGNRSKQVREACGKHGGFYLGSIGGPAARLAEHSIKKVEVLEFEDLGMEAVWKIEVEDFPAFIVINHEGKDFYADLVSQRPPALVQPDDKVKKIEDNLSTGG, encoded by the coding sequence ATGGGCGATTTCCAGTACCAGGAAATATTTGAACATCAGGCAGATACGACCAGCTATCGAAAACTCACGTCGGACTATGTCTCGACCACGACCTGTGACGGCCAGGAACTCCTCAAGGTCCAACCCGAGGCCCTCACACTTCTGGCGAGAGAAGCCATGGATGACATTGCCCACTTGTTGCGACCAAGCCACCTCGCGCAGTTGGCCAAAATCCTGAAAGACCCCGAGGCATCCGACAATGACCGGTTTGTCGCGTTAGAACTACTCAAAAACGCCAACATCGCCTCGGCCCGCGTGCTGCCAGGCTGCCAGGATACCGGAACGGCCATCGCCATGGGATATAAAGGGCAACAGGTGCTTACCACCGGCGATGATGCAGAAGCCCTCTCCCGCGGCATCTTCGAAGCCTACGATATGCGCAACCTGCGGTACTCACAGATGGCGCCACTCGACATGTACACCGAAAAAAATACCGGCACGAATCTTCCAGCACAGATCGACCTCTATGCCAAACCGGGATCGGAATATCATTTTTTATTCATTGCCAAAGGCGGCGGTTCCGCAAACAAAACCTTTCTCTATCAAGAGACCAAAGCTCTCCTAAATCCCAAATCCCTGCTCGCGTTTGTGGCGGAAAAAATTCGTACTCTGGGCACCTCGGCCTGCCCGCCCTATCATCTGGCCTTTGTCGTGGGCGGCCTATCCGCAGAATTCACATTAAAGACCGTGAAACTGGCCAGTTGTCATTACCTGGATGATCTGCCTACCTCAGGCAACACACAGGGGCGTGCCTTTCGCGACCTCGACCTGGAAAAGCAGATTCTTCAACTCTGCGCCGAAACCGGCATCGGCGCCCAATTCGGCGGAAAATACTTCGCCCATGACGTACGAGTCATCCGCTTGCCACGACACGGGGCCTCCTGCCCGGTCGGATTGGGTGTCTCCTGTTCCGCCGATCGACAAGTCCTCGGAAAAATCACCAAGGAGGGGGTTTTTCTGGAACAACTTGAAACCAACCCTGCGAAATACCTCCCCGAGGTGACAGACGAAGATCTGGATGGCCATGTGGTGAAAATTAACCTCAACCGACCCATGGCAGACATTCTGGCAGAGCTTCGCAAGCATCCGGTGGCCACACGTCTTTCCCTCACCGGTCCCATCGTCGTGGCACGGGATATCGCGCATGCCCGCCTCAAGGAACAATTAGATGCTGGAAAAGGATTGCCCCAATATCTGAAAGATCATGTCGTCTATTACGCCGGACCGGCCAAAAAACCCCAAGGCCATGCGTCGGGATCGTTCGGCCCCACCACGGCCGGACGCATGGATTCATATGTGGATCAGTTTCAAGAAGCCGGCGGCAGCATGGTGATGCTGGCCAAAGGCAATCGCTCCAAACAAGTGCGTGAGGCCTGCGGAAAACATGGCGGGTTTTATCTGGGATCCATCGGCGGCCCCGCCGCACGACTGGCCGAACATAGCATTAAAAAAGTGGAGGTTCTGGAATTCGAAGATCTCGGGATGGAAGCGGTGTGGAAAATTGAAGTGGAAGACTTCCCTGCCTTTATCGTCATCAATCATGAAGGCAAGGACTTTTATGCCGATTTGGTTTCTCAACGTCCTCCGGCTTTGGTTCAGCCAGACGACAAGGTGAAAAAAATAGAGGACAACCTATCAACAGGAGGATGA
- a CDS encoding tautomerase family protein — translation MPYVNIQVTKGVSREQKAELVKDVTDSLVRVLRKNPDHIHVVIQEINEEDWGFSGLLTDEWKQQQGRSSSSA, via the coding sequence ATGCCATATGTGAATATTCAAGTGACGAAGGGTGTGTCCAGAGAGCAGAAGGCGGAATTGGTGAAAGACGTCACGGATTCCCTGGTTCGCGTGTTGCGAAAAAATCCCGACCACATCCATGTGGTGATTCAAGAGATCAATGAGGAAGACTGGGGATTTTCCGGTCTGCTGACTGATGAATGGAAACAACAACAGGGCCGGTCGTCCTCGAGCGCATGA
- the glgA gene encoding glycogen synthase, whose product MKVLMFTNEFPPYTYGGAGAHVEYLSRELSHLLPIEVRCFGDQRLDQGNLKVHGIPLGDTPFTAPKPLHSVLGAVQRCWQMNAEGLGADLIHCHTWYTHLGGIMAKLNYGIPLVITTHSLEPLRPWKREQLAGGYDFSLWVEKTALEMADAIIAVSEGTKKDILKLFQVPEERIHVIHNGIDLQEFRKVQSQEVLTRYGIPAGQPYVLFVGRMTRQKGITYLIQALSYLDEEFPVVLCASSPDTPAMAAEMKEALDQISAHRKHIYWIPDILDKPSLIELYSHAGVFCCPSIYEPFGIINLEAMACEVPVVASAVGGIPEVVVEDETGFLVPVAQLEEAPFSPKDPERFAQDLADRLNQLMRDPELRAPMGQAGRRRAEEFFGWDKIAKRTKVLYETVLGES is encoded by the coding sequence ATGAAAGTCTTGATGTTCACCAATGAATTTCCCCCCTACACCTATGGAGGCGCCGGGGCGCATGTGGAGTATTTGAGTCGGGAATTATCACATCTTCTTCCCATCGAAGTCCGCTGTTTTGGTGATCAACGCCTGGATCAAGGCAATCTGAAGGTGCATGGGATTCCCTTAGGAGACACTCCGTTTACAGCTCCCAAGCCCTTGCATTCGGTCCTTGGCGCGGTGCAGCGCTGCTGGCAAATGAATGCCGAGGGGTTGGGCGCAGATCTGATTCATTGCCATACCTGGTATACCCATTTGGGCGGTATTATGGCCAAGCTCAATTACGGGATTCCGCTGGTCATCACCACGCATTCATTGGAGCCCCTTCGGCCATGGAAACGAGAGCAATTAGCCGGCGGGTATGATTTTTCTCTATGGGTTGAGAAAACTGCCCTGGAGATGGCTGATGCCATTATCGCCGTTTCCGAAGGAACCAAGAAAGACATTCTCAAGTTGTTTCAGGTTCCTGAAGAACGGATTCATGTCATTCATAACGGGATTGACCTTCAAGAATTTCGGAAAGTCCAAAGCCAGGAGGTGTTAACCCGATATGGGATTCCTGCCGGACAACCTTATGTGTTGTTTGTAGGGAGAATGACCCGGCAGAAGGGTATTACCTATTTGATTCAGGCTCTCTCTTATTTAGATGAGGAGTTTCCCGTAGTGTTGTGTGCCAGCTCTCCTGATACACCGGCCATGGCAGCGGAAATGAAAGAGGCGCTCGACCAGATTTCCGCCCATCGAAAGCATATTTATTGGATACCGGATATCCTGGACAAACCGAGTCTCATTGAATTGTATTCTCATGCCGGGGTTTTTTGTTGTCCGTCTATTTATGAACCATTCGGGATCATCAATTTAGAGGCCATGGCCTGTGAGGTGCCTGTGGTGGCTTCTGCCGTCGGCGGCATTCCTGAGGTTGTTGTGGAGGATGAGACGGGATTTTTGGTGCCGGTTGCCCAATTGGAAGAAGCTCCCTTTAGTCCGAAAGATCCTGAGCGGTTTGCACAGGACTTGGCCGATCGGTTGAATCAACTCATGCGGGATCCTGAATTACGGGCGCCCATGGGGCAAGCCGGGAGACGACGGGCGGAAGAATTTTTTGGCTGGGACAAAATTGCCAAACGCACGAAGGTGTTGTACGAAACCGTTCTTGGGGAGAGCTAG
- the bamE gene encoding outer membrane protein assembly factor BamE domain-containing protein, protein MKTMPIIIGMCLALGLSGCGGSKAEIPDERLTVGKVQGEIKTGMSAAQVAEILGSPNIVTTDDKRREVWIYDKVSTDRVNTSSSSYGTLIILGANSKDSSSSSRQRTLTIIIKYDEEKKVRDFAYNSTQF, encoded by the coding sequence ATGAAAACCATGCCAATCATCATAGGGATGTGCCTCGCACTGGGATTATCGGGTTGTGGAGGCAGCAAGGCGGAAATTCCCGATGAGCGTCTGACGGTCGGGAAAGTCCAGGGGGAAATCAAAACGGGAATGAGTGCCGCACAGGTGGCCGAAATTTTGGGATCTCCCAATATTGTCACGACAGATGACAAACGGCGGGAAGTGTGGATTTACGATAAGGTCTCCACGGATCGGGTGAACACGAGTTCATCCTCCTACGGGACCCTCATTATTCTGGGTGCAAACTCTAAAGACAGTTCCAGCTCATCCCGCCAACGAACCCTCACCATTATCATCAAGTATGACGAAGAAAAAAAGGTGCGGGACTTTGCATACAACTCGACGCAATTCTAA
- a CDS encoding dihydrofolate reductase family protein encodes MNIRTDRAGEMIGTVYIATSVDGFIAREDGGIDWLPGVGEAGTEDYGYHEFIDSVDAIVMGRHSYEMVLSFGAWPYGGKPVVVLSSGTVAIGKDIASTVESMHAPPHEVVQRLAGRGWRHLYIDGGKTVHGFLRENLIHRLIITTVPILLGAGIPLFGRLSHEIHLQHLETRPFANGLVQSHYKVRRHVAEQETASGCG; translated from the coding sequence ATGAACATCAGGACCGATAGAGCGGGAGAGATGATCGGCACGGTCTATATTGCCACAAGCGTCGATGGATTTATTGCCCGCGAGGATGGCGGGATCGACTGGCTTCCGGGAGTGGGAGAGGCAGGGACGGAGGATTACGGATATCACGAATTTATTGATTCCGTTGATGCCATTGTTATGGGGCGACACTCATATGAGATGGTATTATCCTTCGGTGCCTGGCCGTATGGGGGAAAGCCCGTGGTGGTTCTCAGCAGTGGAACGGTAGCTATTGGCAAGGATATCGCAAGCACGGTTGAGTCCATGCATGCACCACCGCATGAGGTGGTGCAACGGCTGGCCGGACGTGGATGGAGGCACCTCTATATTGACGGGGGCAAGACCGTTCATGGATTCCTTCGCGAAAATCTGATTCACCGGCTGATCATTACGACAGTTCCGATTCTTCTCGGGGCGGGCATTCCCCTGTTCGGGCGGCTTTCTCACGAGATCCACTTGCAGCATCTTGAGACACGCCCATTTGCGAATGGTTTGGTGCAGAGCCACTATAAAGTACGACGGCATGTCGCCGAACAGGAGACTGCTTCCGGGTGTGGTTGA
- a CDS encoding glycine zipper family protein, with product MKNRQNHFMVALVFLFIFLTVLGGCSSSRTKVSPNVHFQEVGEEQAEKDIVACEKLADDHVSQSNAGEHVAGQTAIGAAIGAAGGAVIGLLTGDAGIGAAFGAAAGAAQGLVRGLLGAASSEPNPAYQNFVDRCLKEAGYEPTG from the coding sequence ATGAAAAACCGGCAGAATCACTTCATGGTGGCGTTGGTATTCCTGTTTATTTTTTTAACGGTCCTGGGAGGGTGTTCCAGTAGCAGGACGAAGGTCTCTCCCAATGTTCATTTCCAGGAAGTTGGTGAAGAACAGGCGGAGAAGGACATTGTGGCATGCGAAAAACTCGCCGATGACCACGTTTCTCAATCCAATGCCGGAGAACACGTTGCCGGGCAAACGGCCATTGGGGCAGCCATCGGGGCTGCCGGTGGTGCAGTGATAGGGCTCCTAACGGGTGATGCAGGAATTGGAGCAGCTTTTGGCGCTGCCGCTGGAGCGGCACAGGGGCTGGTACGAGGGCTTTTGGGAGCAGCTAGTTCCGAACCAAACCCCGCCTATCAAAATTTTGTGGACCGATGTCTCAAGGAGGCAGGATATGAACCAACCGGCTAA
- a CDS encoding FAD-binding oxidoreductase, with product MDVKALQNCIEGKVTVATDAGYEDLRRSLIWNQLTPMRYPQVVVQVANEEDVVEAVRFARRQNMKIAVRGGGHSWVGFPLCNGSLLIDLGRLNRVSIDHQTRTASIQPAVTGQALNQQLASHGLAFPVGHCATVPMSGYLLNGGLGWNWNTWGPACFSVEAANVVLADGSLVVADQEQHADLLWAIRGAGPGFFGVVTQYFLKLYPMPRAITTSTYYYPLERIAEVGAWAAGIAGQLPREVELAIFCAQAPPAFAERCRSSNGFICILSATGFFDTPDDAAASHGLLKSCPVLSECLGKDVNQPASMDALLDMGGRFWPELHRCLADTVWSNSPPEQQLAALRDAFLQAPSPESLALCAFSTGVNGSAALRPDAAFSMTASTLLLNYAIWERPADDDVNADWHRATLASLDRFAVGHYVGESDIVENPRRAEGSFAPAIWQRLQALRRTYDPDGFFSRSR from the coding sequence ATGGATGTGAAAGCGCTGCAGAACTGTATTGAGGGCAAAGTGACGGTGGCAACCGACGCCGGGTACGAAGATCTCAGGCGCTCGCTCATTTGGAATCAGCTGACGCCGATGCGCTATCCGCAGGTGGTCGTGCAGGTGGCGAATGAGGAAGATGTTGTTGAGGCTGTCCGGTTTGCCCGCAGGCAGAACATGAAAATTGCCGTGCGTGGCGGGGGACATAGTTGGGTGGGGTTCCCGCTGTGCAACGGGAGCCTGTTAATTGACCTTGGACGTCTTAACCGGGTTTCGATTGATCATCAGACTCGCACGGCGTCGATTCAGCCGGCGGTCACGGGGCAGGCACTCAACCAACAATTGGCTTCACACGGGCTGGCCTTTCCTGTCGGGCATTGCGCGACGGTTCCCATGAGCGGCTATTTGCTGAATGGCGGGCTGGGCTGGAACTGGAACACATGGGGGCCGGCCTGCTTTAGTGTTGAGGCCGCCAATGTCGTGCTGGCTGATGGCAGTCTCGTCGTTGCCGATCAGGAACAACATGCCGACCTGCTCTGGGCGATCCGCGGGGCAGGGCCTGGCTTCTTTGGCGTCGTCACACAATATTTTCTTAAGCTGTATCCGATGCCGCGTGCCATCACGACCAGCACCTATTATTACCCGTTGGAACGCATTGCAGAAGTCGGCGCATGGGCAGCGGGTATTGCTGGACAGTTGCCGCGAGAAGTAGAACTGGCGATTTTCTGCGCGCAGGCGCCACCCGCTTTCGCGGAGCGGTGTCGGTCGAGCAACGGCTTTATTTGTATTCTGAGCGCGACCGGGTTCTTCGACACACCTGATGACGCCGCCGCCTCCCACGGACTTCTGAAGAGCTGCCCCGTTTTATCCGAATGCCTGGGAAAGGACGTGAACCAGCCCGCCTCAATGGACGCCTTGCTCGACATGGGCGGCAGGTTCTGGCCGGAGCTGCATCGCTGCCTGGCCGATACGGTTTGGTCAAACTCCCCACCGGAGCAACAACTGGCGGCTCTGCGCGATGCCTTTCTGCAGGCGCCGTCACCGGAGTCTCTCGCGCTATGCGCATTTTCCACCGGAGTGAACGGCAGTGCGGCTTTGCGACCCGACGCGGCCTTCTCGATGACCGCCTCCACTTTATTACTGAACTATGCCATCTGGGAGCGGCCGGCGGATGACGATGTGAATGCCGACTGGCATCGAGCGACTCTCGCTTCGCTGGACCGGTTTGCCGTGGGACATTACGTGGGGGAGTCGGACATTGTCGAGAATCCGAGGCGTGCGGAAGGGTCATTTGCCCCTGCGATCTGGCAACGGCTTCAGGCCCTCCGACGTACCTACGACCCTGATGGGTTTTTTTCAAGGTCACGATAG
- a CDS encoding GNAT family N-acetyltransferase yields MNLRLRNGGPADAETCGSICFDAFTAIARQHNFPPDFPAPEVAVQLFSHLFSRPDIHSVVAEMDGRVIGSNFLWENTVIAGVGPITVDLAVQNGAVGRRLMEHVLERAGEIRFAGVRLVQAAYHNRSLSLYTKLGFNAREPLSTIQGPVLGIGIAGHAVRPAVEGDVANCNRLCIQVHGHDRKSELLDAIKQQTATVVECEGRITGYATVVGFFGHAVAEDNEDLKALIGAAPAFPGPGFLLPTRNSELLRWCLEKGLRVVQPMTLMSMGLYNEPDGAFLPSVVY; encoded by the coding sequence ATGAACCTTAGATTACGAAATGGTGGTCCTGCAGATGCTGAAACATGTGGCTCGATCTGCTTCGACGCGTTTACGGCTATTGCCAGACAGCATAATTTTCCTCCTGATTTTCCCGCCCCGGAGGTAGCCGTTCAATTATTTTCTCACCTGTTCTCGCGTCCTGATATCCATTCCGTTGTGGCCGAAATGGACGGTCGCGTCATTGGGAGCAATTTCCTCTGGGAGAATACTGTCATTGCCGGGGTCGGTCCGATCACCGTGGACCTGGCGGTCCAAAATGGAGCTGTGGGTAGACGTTTGATGGAGCATGTGTTGGAACGGGCGGGGGAGATTCGTTTTGCCGGCGTCCGGCTGGTGCAAGCGGCGTATCATAATCGCTCACTGTCTCTCTATACCAAGCTGGGCTTCAACGCCCGTGAACCGCTTTCGACAATTCAAGGACCGGTTCTTGGAATCGGGATCGCCGGCCATGCCGTCCGTCCGGCGGTCGAAGGGGATGTGGCGAATTGCAATCGGCTGTGTATTCAGGTCCATGGCCATGATCGGAAATCCGAGCTGCTGGACGCCATCAAACAACAGACCGCCACCGTGGTCGAATGCGAGGGCCGCATTACCGGTTATGCCACCGTGGTTGGTTTTTTCGGCCATGCGGTCGCCGAGGACAATGAAGATCTGAAGGCGCTCATCGGGGCGGCTCCTGCTTTTCCCGGACCGGGCTTCCTGCTCCCCACGCGCAATAGTGAGTTGCTTCGTTGGTGTTTGGAGAAAGGGCTGCGCGTGGTCCAGCCGATGACCCTGATGAGTATGGGGCTGTATAACGAACCAGACGGGGCTTTTCTCCCTTCTGTGGTGTATTAA
- a CDS encoding putative molybdenum carrier protein — MVHRIISGGQTGVDRAALDFAQQFGIECGGWVPKGRMAEDGVISARYPNLVETESEDPNIRTEYNVRDSDATILITRGAPTGGSGFTFKVAMRLGKPVFHVDLIRESIDQVVPQVCRWLQDLHPAVLNVAGSRASEDHDINNLTKVLLEKAILPGNRNR; from the coding sequence ATGGTTCATCGAATTATCTCGGGCGGACAAACGGGTGTTGACCGGGCAGCCCTTGATTTCGCGCAGCAATTTGGAATCGAGTGCGGCGGATGGGTTCCGAAAGGGCGCATGGCGGAGGACGGCGTCATTTCCGCACGGTATCCGAACCTTGTCGAGACAGAATCCGAAGATCCGAACATACGGACTGAGTATAATGTGCGGGACTCCGACGCCACGATACTGATTACCCGTGGGGCACCGACCGGAGGTTCCGGATTTACATTTAAGGTCGCCATGCGTTTGGGCAAACCTGTTTTTCATGTGGATCTTATTCGAGAATCGATAGACCAGGTCGTGCCACAGGTTTGCAGGTGGTTGCAAGATCTTCACCCGGCCGTCTTGAATGTGGCCGGCTCCAGAGCCAGTGAAGATCATGACATCAATAATCTCACCAAAGTGCTTTTGGAAAAAGCTATTCTCCCAGGGAACAGAAATCGCTAA